The sequence below is a genomic window from Sphingobacterium sp. ML3W.
ATCATTAAAGATGAGATCATTGAGCTTTCTGGTCCATCAGCAGATAGATACAACTCTAAACCATTACGCTTGATTCACTTTTGGGACAGCAGCACAGACAACCAGTACCACTTTCTGACAAATAATATCCAATGGAAGGCATCACTAGTAGCTAACATTTATAAACAGCGATGGCAGATCGAGATTTTCTTCAAGCATCTGAAGCAACGCTTAAAAATATCATCTTTTGTGGGTACTTCTGAAAATGCGGTCATGATCCAAATATGGACTTCGTTGATTGGAATATTACTGCTCAAATACCTTCAGAAGAAGGCTAAATACGATTGGAATCTGTCTAACTTGGTCGGGTTTATCAGGATGAATATATTCGTGAAAATAAATATATGGCAATGGATAGATGATCCTTTTATCAGGCCACCAGTTAAGGGTAAAAATGGACAGCTACAGATATTCTCAGACTAAAAAATAGGGTCAAAATTGAAATTATCTAAAAATAGATACTGTTTCAAGGGAAACACGCGCCTAAAATTTATTTAGGACGGAAGTGAAATATAATAAGCTCTTGTTTTTCATGAAATATATTTATTATAACTTGGGTTAATAATTAAAGCTACATTAAAAATAAGAAAAGCAAAGATAGATCTATAATATTTTCTACTAAAATATAACGACTATTTTTCCAATTTTCTCCGTCATTAACTAAAGTACAAAATCGATCTTCGTAAATCTTTCAAATTGTTGAGGCACTATTGCCACCATTCCGATAACGACGGTCGACAAGTACTAAAAAAGCCCGACGGAGTGTCGGGCTTTTGAAGACTAACTAAAGTTAGTTTTGTTTCTTATTGTTCAGTTTGAACTCTTCAAACTCCTTAAATAATCGTAAAAGCTTAAACGTGGAGCTAATCAGCTCGTTTGTCTCTAACAAGATTGAGAAGTATAGTTTACTGTTCTTAGGACTGTTTTCAGATGTCCGGATGTGTTCAATCTGCTTGTCCAAAAGATTGTTAATGACCTTCTGTAGCTGATCACGTTGTTTCATGGTTGAATCAAGATTTAAGAAGTCACGTCGCTTGTATAAGTTGTACACTTCGTTGTACCAGTTACCCAGCTCATCAGCAACTAACCTTAGGTCATTTCCTTGATAGTCTTTGAGCAACTTATGGTTGTTGTCTACGTGGTTCTGTGCATTGCCGGCAATAACGTAAAGGTTCTCTACGATATCTTGTAGATAGCCTAAAGATATGATGTAGAATCTACTTCCTTTCACGGAGGTATCGTCTAAATTGCGAATGAAATTGTATAGATTGTCGTTGGTCGAATCCAAATCACGCAAGAATTTCTTAATCAATTTCTTGTTCATGGAAAGACTCGTCAAATCGTTTTTGATGAGGCCGTCTACAATCTCTTTATAGAAAAGATTAGATTTGGCAAAAACTTCACTAATTTGATTGGCACTAGCGTCCGAAACCTGCTGTAGAGTATGTATATCTTCTCTACCAAGTTTCAATTTACGTTCTGCCTGTGCTGCGACTTTCTTTTTATGGCTTTTAGCGTTGAATACTAATAGTATCGCTAATAAGATCAAAGCACCTACAAAGGTAATGATACCACCAATCTTAAGTAAATAAGCGAAAATAAATGCACCTGCAAAAGCAGAAGCTGCAGTGAAGAACCATCCTCCGATAACATGGAATACGCCAGATACCCGGTATACTGCACTTTCTCTATCCCAAGCTCTATCGGCAAAAGCGGTACCCATGGCAACCATAAAGGTTACGTAGGTAGTAGACAATGGAAGCTTCATAGAAGTACCTAAAGCGATCAGGCTACTGGCCACCATAAGATTGACAGAGGCACGCACCATATCAAACATTGGCTCATCTTGCTTATTCTTTTTGCCTAAAGCAGTGTTCTCAAAACGACTATCTAGACGCGATTGCAAGGTGCGCGGCATCAAATAGCTGATGGCACCTCCAATATTTAGAAAGCCACGTACTATCCAACGTGATAAGGTATTGGGTTCGAACTTTTCTGTACCACCGTCTTGACTACTTAGACTCATTTCCGTTTCGATAACGGTCTTCGCTTTTTTGGATGTCCATAAGGTAATGATCATGATCCCTCCTGCGATGAATAAAATCCAAACTGGGGCAACGATATCTGCAGAAGCTAACTCCGACATCATATACGTGTCGGGATTGCCACCAGATGCCTGGAAGAAACCGATAGACTGGATGGCAGCCACTGGTACTCCGATAAAGTTAACCAAATCGTTACCCGCAAAAGATAGTGCTAAGGCAAACGTACCGATACCGATGATGACTTTAAGAATGTTGATTTTTAACCTGGTGAGGATAAAACTAAAGATGGTAAATAACACAAAGCATCCCAATAGCAACTGCAGCTCGTGCGTGTTAATCCAATCTTTCGTCGAAACATCGATGAAAGTAACTGTCTTTAGCCCTTTTATTATGATAAAATAACTAATCGAAGCTAAGGCGATACCACCAAATATAACCCCGAAAGATTTGATTTTACGTTCGTATTGAAACGTGAATATGAGTCGAGAAACATATTGCACTGCCATACCCACAGTAAAAGACAGGACAACCGATAAGAGTATACTAATTACAATTTCTGAAGCCTTCTCTGTATTGATATACTGTGATAAGGTTGACCAATCGCCTGAAGTGGTTGCAATTTTATACAATCCTAGACAGACTGCAGCCCCGAGGAGCTCGAAAACGATGGATACTGTCGTAGAGGTCGGAAGGCCGAAATAGTTGAATACATCCAAAAGTATGATATCTGTAATCATGACAGCGAGGAAGATGACCACGACATCATTAAAACTGAACATACCCGGAACGTAAATTCCACTTCGTGCAATCTCCATCATTCCACTTGAAAAAACCGCACCTGACAATATCCCCGCACTGGCGAGAATCATAATCAAACGGAAAGGAATAGCTTTGGAGCCAATTGCCGAGTTTAAGAAATTGACAGCATCATTAGTGACGCCGACCATGAGATCTATAACCCCTAAAAGGATAAGGGTAATGATTACGAGATATAAATAATTATCCATAGCTATTATTTTTGCAAAGGTATAAACAAAAGGTCAACCCTATATTAAGTTAATGTTAAGTATTGCTTTTGTTTAAAGTACAGAAATGTAGCCAATTTGTTTGGTACTAATTCGTGCAGGATAGTGCAGGATACCGAATCCTGATAGATTATGTATCTTTAGTATCCTAATTATGATACCCTGTTATTACACAATGTGTAAGATATAAACAAAATATGAGCAAACTCAAGGTCAATTTATCAAAGAGCATAGTTCTACTTCTTATATTTTCTTCAATCTTCCTCTTAAGGTCATTAGGCATTGAAGAGGATGTATCTGTTGGCCATGCAGCAGAAACAGAGGTGTTCTGGTTGTTTAAATTCTTAGGTCGTCTACATCTACTCATCGTACACTTTCCTGTATCGCTCATCGTGATTGCGGCCTTCATGGAAATGTTGAGCTTTAAAAACTACAATTCTAACCTGCGCGCTGGGATTCAGTTCCTTTTAATAATCGGCGCTATCAGTGCGGTCCTATCTGTCATCTTCGGGTTGCTACTAGCCAATCTTGAAAACTATTCTGCCGACACGCTGGCGCTCCATCAATGGATCGGTATTGGGACAGCGCTATTAAGCTGTATAAGTTTACTCTTCGTAAGGGCCATAAAAAAAGAACAAAAGAGAAGCCTCATCATCGCTTACCGGACAATCTTGATTGTTACCGTATTTGGTATTGCTATAACAGGGCATCTAGGAGCCTCGATAACACATGGTGCCGACTTTTTAAGTAGTGTGGCACCTTGGGCAGACAATAACGAAGACGGTGCGACATTAGCAACGAGTGATATTGACCTAGCTACTTTCGCTAAAAATGCAGATAGCTTGACGATAGAAGAGCAAGTGAAGCTAAACATAGGTGTACGAACGATCTTAGCGCATAACTGCTACAAGTGCCACAGTTCTGACAAAATGGAGGGTGAACTGAGACTTGATGATAAAGCCCTACTCTTCAAAGGGGGGGAATCGGGTCCAGTGATTACACCTGGCAACCTGCACAACAGCGAACTTTTTAGACGGATAGCACTACCTGCTAGTCACAAAGATGCGATGCCAGGAAAGGGAAAATCGCTATCGAAAAAAGATATCGAGCTCTTGGCTTTCTGGATAGATAAGGGCGCACCCTGGCCTGATCAAGCTGCTGCAGGGATATTTTCGAAAGCACCTCTAGCACCAAGGAAGCCTACACTTCCTGCCGTAACAAAAGCATTAAATAACCCCATAGATCTCTTTGCAAATGAGTATTTTACAGAAAATAAAATTGACTGGAAAAAGACTGTTGATGACCGCACTTATCTGCGTCGTGTGTATTTGGATATAATAGGTCTGCTGCCAACACCTGAAAAAACCGATGAATTCGTAAATGATAAACGTACCGATAAAAGGACGTTATTGGTGAATCAACTACTCGGTGATGACCATCAATACGCTACCCATTGGTTCACCTTCTGGAATGACTTGCTTCGCAATGATTATACCGGTACTGGTTATATCACAAACGGACGTTTTTCCATATCCGACTGGCTCTACAAATCGTTGGCTTCCAATAAACCTTATAAACAAATGGTGCAGGAACTATTAAACCCTAACGAAGCATCGAAAGGTTTTGTAGCAGGAATTCAATGGCGTGGTGATATCAACTCGAGTCAGACCGTACCTATGCAGGCCGCACAGAATGTATCGCAGGCATTATTGGGATTGAACCTAAAATGTGCTTCTTGCCACGACAGCTTCATCAGCGATTGGAAACTGAACGATGCTTATTCTTTTGCCAATGCTTTTTCAGAAGAACCGCTGGAAGTGAACCGCTGCGATATTCCGACAGGTAAATTTGTCGACCCGAAACTGCTATGGGACGAACTGGGTGCGATTTCTAAAAAAGCGTCAAAAAAGGAGAAAGCACAGCAAATGGCAGAAAGCCTGACCAAAGATGAAAACGGACGATTGTACCGAACCATTGTCAACAGAATATGGGCGCAGCTTATGGGACGTGGTATCGTAGCTCCAACAGATGAAATGGACAATAAACCCTGGAGTCAAGATCTATTGGATTGGCTAGCGGTAGATTTTGTGGAAAATGGCTATGATATGAAAAAACTGATTCGATTGATTGTCGACTCAAAAGTGTATCAATTGCCTGCTGTTACTATTGATGATGCAGCGAAGATCAATGCAACAGATTTTCAATTTACCGGTATACTGCGTCGTAAAATGACTGCCGAGCAGTTCGCTGATGCTGTCAGTAATACAATATCACCTATATATGGGTTGGACCGATTGAAATATAACCCTTACGAGGCTTTTCAATTACAGCCTAATCAGGCTTATTTCGCACGTGCCTCTCTGGTAGAAAATGACGATTTCCTAACCGCTATGGGTAGACCAAACCGGGATAACGTAATCAGTGTACGTGAAAGTCAATCGAACCTGTTACAAGCAATGGAACTAACAAATGGATCAAAACTGAATGAAACACTGCGAAAAGGAGCACAAAGTTGGTTAAAGCAATATAACAACAGCGAACAAATCGTCAACCAAGTTTACCGACGTACATTGGGGCGCAACCCCAGTAAGAAAGAGCTCAATATTGCTAAAAATATGTTTGCTGATAAACCCGATGAAAACAGTGTTCAGGATTTTTTGTGGGCGGTGATACTATTACCAGAGTTCCAACTTATTAATTAATAATTTAGAAAAGAATGTAAAGATGAGAGACAAGTGGAATAGAAGGGATTTTTTACGAACTGCCAGTGCTGCTACTATGAGCGCGTTGGCAGCAGGAGCTCCGCTTTCGAGTTTACTATCATCCTGCCAATCGGCTCATAAAGAAAGTAGCGCGGATACCGTAATTTTACTATGGATGGCTGGAGGAATGGCCCATACGGATACATTTGACCCTAAAATATATACGCCATTTAAAAAAGGCATGGATTCCAACGGGGTATTGAGCACATTTAAACCCGTACCTACTATTTTAGATGGCATCAACTTTTCAGAGGGTTTAGAATCAATCGGTCAGGTCATGGACAGAGGCACTTTGATCCGATCGTATATGGCTGCCGACTTAGGACATATTCTGCATGCTCGACACCAATACCACTGGCACACCTGTTATGAGCCGCCACAAACGGTAGCAGCTCCACATATCGGTTCTTGGATAGCCCGAGAATTGGGCCCTAAAAATCCAGTAATCCCCGCTTTCATCAATATTGGGCAACGGTTAACATTGGGTGAAGGTGAAGAGTTAAAAGCATTCCATACTGCAGGCTTCTTGGGTAGCGAATTTGGTCCATTTATGATCGCCGATCCAACAGCAGGTCTTGATGCGGTAAAACCGCCAGCAGGAATGTCTTTCCAACGTTTCGAGCGTCGCAATCAATTGTACAACGATTTGATCAGTGGAAGTGCTTTTGGCGAATTTGGAAGTGACTACCAAAAGGAATCCTTGCGTCGTGCAATGGAGCAATCTTACATGCTGCTAAAGTCGCCCGAAGCGAAAGCTTTTGATCTAAATAGCGAACCCAAAGCGAGCTATGACATCTATAACACCGGAAAATTTGGATTAGGTTGCTTAATGGCTAGAAGACTTACCCAACAAGGCGCCCGTTTTATCTCAGTAACGACCGAGTATGTGCCATTCGAAGGATGGGATACGCACGAAAATGGACATACAAGAGCTGCTGAAATGAAAAGACAGATAGACAAGCCAATAGCGCAGCTTATCAAAGACTTGGAGCAATCTGGGCACCTTGACCGTACTTTGATCATCGTGGCTAGCGAGTTTAGTAGAGATATGATGCTAGAGGGAAGACCGGGAGCTGAAGTACTGGAACAGGTTGATCAGCCAGACATTATAAACGATATCAAGCACTATGGCATGCATCGTCATTTTACGGATGGTGGTTCTATTTTAATGTTTGGCGGTGGCATCAGGAAAGGTTCTACCTATGGGAAGACAGCCGATGAAAGACCTTGCAAAACGATAGAAAAACCTATTCGAATCGAACAGATACACCAAACCATTTACCATGCACTGGGCATCGAGCAGGAGGCACATGCCGTCATCGAGGGGCGTCCCTTTTACACAACACCAGATGGGGTACACAAAGCTGAATTAGAATTACTTGCATAATAAACGGTTAAATAACTTTCGCATCTCTGCATTACTAATCTTAAATAATTCAATAGGGTCATTTAACGTTATGAAATAATCACGTTGGAAACATGTATTCATATCACGTGGTCACATAAAAGTGATGAAAACAATAGTTTTGTATTTTATTCTTAACTTTCCACTTTATTTTAAAATCAGAAACCCCATATATATGACATTTGGAATATTTGAAACGTTAGCTTTTGCTTGTCTTGTTTTGCTTTTAGGATTTTTTATTGTTAAAAAAGTACGTTTTTTTAGAAACTACAACATCCCCGAGCCCGTAGTTGGAGGGTTTTTTATTGCAGTTGTGCTTTATATCTTAAATTCAACTATGGGTCTTAGCTTCAAATTTGAAGGTTCGCTGCAAACGGCAATGATGCTTATCTTCTTTACCTCCATTGGTTTGAGCGCCGAATTTGAAAAGCTAAAAAAGGGAGGAAAACCTTTGTTAATATTCGTTCTTCTAACGGGTACATTCATGATCGTCCAAAATATTTTTGGCATATCAATAGCATCGTTATTAGATATAAACCCAAGTTATGGACTGATCGCTGGTTCAATAACACTAACTGGTGGTCATGGAACTGGTGCAGCATGGGCGCAAAATCTAACGGATATATTCCACATAAATGGCGCCATGGAGCTAGCTATGGCTTGTGCTACGTACGGCTTAGTGATGGGAGGCCTAATAGGTGGCCCAGTAGCAAAAGTGCTGCTGAAAAAGAAAAATATAAAACCAGCCAATGAGGTACAAGAAAAGGAACTTCCTGTAGAAATGTTCGAAAGTCCAGCTTCAAACAGACGAATTAATGTTCGTAACATGATTGAAACGCTGACGATGTTTGCAATTTGCTTATCAATGGGAAACCTACTATATGAGTATTGTAAAGATTCATGGCTCGAACTTCCAAATTTTGTTTGGTGCCTGTTCATTGGCGTTGTCATTCGCAACACGATTAATAGAACATCTAAATATGTCGTAAATGACCATGCTGTCGATGTGCTTGGAAATACGGGCCTATACCTATTTTTAACCATCGCCTTGATGTCATTACAGTTATGGGAATTGGAAGGACTAGCCACTCAGGTATTGATCATACTGGTATTACAAACTGTACTAATGGTACTATTTGCCATGTTTATTACCTTTAGAGTAATGGGAAGTGACTATGATGCCATTGTACTGAGCGCAGGACATTGTGGATTTGGATTAGGTGCAACCCCTACCG
It includes:
- a CDS encoding inorganic phosphate transporter encodes the protein MDNYLYLVIITLILLGVIDLMVGVTNDAVNFLNSAIGSKAIPFRLIMILASAGILSGAVFSSGMMEIARSGIYVPGMFSFNDVVVIFLAVMITDIILLDVFNYFGLPTSTTVSIVFELLGAAVCLGLYKIATTSGDWSTLSQYINTEKASEIVISILLSVVLSFTVGMAVQYVSRLIFTFQYERKIKSFGVIFGGIALASISYFIIIKGLKTVTFIDVSTKDWINTHELQLLLGCFVLFTIFSFILTRLKINILKVIIGIGTFALALSFAGNDLVNFIGVPVAAIQSIGFFQASGGNPDTYMMSELASADIVAPVWILFIAGGIMIITLWTSKKAKTVIETEMSLSSQDGGTEKFEPNTLSRWIVRGFLNIGGAISYLMPRTLQSRLDSRFENTALGKKNKQDEPMFDMVRASVNLMVASSLIALGTSMKLPLSTTYVTFMVAMGTAFADRAWDRESAVYRVSGVFHVIGGWFFTAASAFAGAFIFAYLLKIGGIITFVGALILLAILLVFNAKSHKKKVAAQAERKLKLGREDIHTLQQVSDASANQISEVFAKSNLFYKEIVDGLIKNDLTSLSMNKKLIKKFLRDLDSTNDNLYNFIRNLDDTSVKGSRFYIISLGYLQDIVENLYVIAGNAQNHVDNNHKLLKDYQGNDLRLVADELGNWYNEVYNLYKRRDFLNLDSTMKQRDQLQKVINNLLDKQIEHIRTSENSPKNSKLYFSILLETNELISSTFKLLRLFKEFEEFKLNNKKQN
- a CDS encoding DUF1549 domain-containing protein; protein product: MSKLKVNLSKSIVLLLIFSSIFLLRSLGIEEDVSVGHAAETEVFWLFKFLGRLHLLIVHFPVSLIVIAAFMEMLSFKNYNSNLRAGIQFLLIIGAISAVLSVIFGLLLANLENYSADTLALHQWIGIGTALLSCISLLFVRAIKKEQKRSLIIAYRTILIVTVFGIAITGHLGASITHGADFLSSVAPWADNNEDGATLATSDIDLATFAKNADSLTIEEQVKLNIGVRTILAHNCYKCHSSDKMEGELRLDDKALLFKGGESGPVITPGNLHNSELFRRIALPASHKDAMPGKGKSLSKKDIELLAFWIDKGAPWPDQAAAGIFSKAPLAPRKPTLPAVTKALNNPIDLFANEYFTENKIDWKKTVDDRTYLRRVYLDIIGLLPTPEKTDEFVNDKRTDKRTLLVNQLLGDDHQYATHWFTFWNDLLRNDYTGTGYITNGRFSISDWLYKSLASNKPYKQMVQELLNPNEASKGFVAGIQWRGDINSSQTVPMQAAQNVSQALLGLNLKCASCHDSFISDWKLNDAYSFANAFSEEPLEVNRCDIPTGKFVDPKLLWDELGAISKKASKKEKAQQMAESLTKDENGRLYRTIVNRIWAQLMGRGIVAPTDEMDNKPWSQDLLDWLAVDFVENGYDMKKLIRLIVDSKVYQLPAVTIDDAAKINATDFQFTGILRRKMTAEQFADAVSNTISPIYGLDRLKYNPYEAFQLQPNQAYFARASLVENDDFLTAMGRPNRDNVISVRESQSNLLQAMELTNGSKLNETLRKGAQSWLKQYNNSEQIVNQVYRRTLGRNPSKKELNIAKNMFADKPDENSVQDFLWAVILLPEFQLIN
- a CDS encoding DUF1501 domain-containing protein, translated to MRDKWNRRDFLRTASAATMSALAAGAPLSSLLSSCQSAHKESSADTVILLWMAGGMAHTDTFDPKIYTPFKKGMDSNGVLSTFKPVPTILDGINFSEGLESIGQVMDRGTLIRSYMAADLGHILHARHQYHWHTCYEPPQTVAAPHIGSWIARELGPKNPVIPAFINIGQRLTLGEGEELKAFHTAGFLGSEFGPFMIADPTAGLDAVKPPAGMSFQRFERRNQLYNDLISGSAFGEFGSDYQKESLRRAMEQSYMLLKSPEAKAFDLNSEPKASYDIYNTGKFGLGCLMARRLTQQGARFISVTTEYVPFEGWDTHENGHTRAAEMKRQIDKPIAQLIKDLEQSGHLDRTLIIVASEFSRDMMLEGRPGAEVLEQVDQPDIINDIKHYGMHRHFTDGGSILMFGGGIRKGSTYGKTADERPCKTIEKPIRIEQIHQTIYHALGIEQEAHAVIEGRPFYTTPDGVHKAELELLA
- the gltS gene encoding sodium/glutamate symporter, with the protein product MTFGIFETLAFACLVLLLGFFIVKKVRFFRNYNIPEPVVGGFFIAVVLYILNSTMGLSFKFEGSLQTAMMLIFFTSIGLSAEFEKLKKGGKPLLIFVLLTGTFMIVQNIFGISIASLLDINPSYGLIAGSITLTGGHGTGAAWAQNLTDIFHINGAMELAMACATYGLVMGGLIGGPVAKVLLKKKNIKPANEVQEKELPVEMFESPASNRRINVRNMIETLTMFAICLSMGNLLYEYCKDSWLELPNFVWCLFIGVVIRNTINRTSKYVVNDHAVDVLGNTGLYLFLTIALMSLQLWELEGLATQVLIILVLQTVLMVLFAMFITFRVMGSDYDAIVLSAGHCGFGLGATPTAVANMQSITDKYGPSHKAFLIVPMVGAFFVDILNNLFIKLFVTYLS